The DNA segment TGTCTACTAAGATGCTTGGGCAGCAGAgaacatccatccatccatccatccatccatccatccatccatccatccatcttgGAGCCTCTTCCAGGCTCCAATGGGTTTGCTCCCATTTGCAGGGGCTGGGTGAGAGAGCGCTACAAATGGGATTTCTCTTCACTGGCAGGTGGCCATAGCTCCATTACTTACCCCTCATAAAATTAATTGCCAGGTTGCCAGGAGCATTATTACAGAGATGACTTTCCCTGTGCTCTTGCTTACAGGTCAGGAAGGTCAAGGAGAGGGGCCACCCAGGGGTTTTGGGTGCTGGAGAGTGGGGCTCTGCATGCCAGTACCTGCTCCCGGCCGATCTCCACCGGCTCCTCAAAGACGGTCCAGACGACGACCTCGCTGCAGTCAGGGGTGGTGAGGGAGCCCTGGTAGCGGTAGTACCCCGAGAGCCGGCCGGCGTGTGGCAGCAGGGTGCTCAGGCGGAAGGTGGAAGCCAAATCCACAGCGTCCCCTGTGGGGAGAGACACGGGCACTCAGCCCGTCCCGTGccggggacatggtggggacagcagggccacccccatCAGTTTCCCTTCAGCCATACAGCTCCACGGACCAGcaggtccccccccaccccacccgccAGGGCGCACCCCTGCCCCCCCTCACTGGGGTCTCTCCCCTTTCCACCCCTGCCCCAACCAGGAGGCGACTCACCAGTGTGGGAGACATTCCTCAGTCCTGCCACGATGGTGTTGTAGTTGGTGTTCGGGGTTTCAGAGACCTGCACAGGGGGAGAGTAAGCGGCTGGTGCAAGGCAGAGCTGGGTGATCCAGCACCACCGAGCACCCACAGGCAgagcctgccccagccccacgtcACCACAGAGGGGGTGGGCGAGCTCCCAGCTGGCACCCCCTTTGCACAAAGCCAGTGGGGGGGGCACGGCACCTTTCACCACTGAGGttccccagcacctcctgccccttcccactcCCTCAGGGCAGCCGTACAATGCTTCCCCAGCCACACTGTGAGCAGCCTGTCCCTGCGGGGTCCCCTCCCACCAGCACCGTGAGCCCCTGCAGACCCACCTGGAAGAAGAAGCCGAGGACAGCCAGCCCGTTGGGATGCCCCTTGGCCTCTGCCAGCGTCCGGTACTTGACATTGATGTGGACGATGTGCAGCTGGGGAAAGCACGGAGGGACCAAGCGTGGGCAACCACCCCTGGCCAACCACTGGCAGCAGGGATCTCACCCACAGATCTCCTCGGCCAGTCTGGGACAGTCAGACACTGAGCCAACCACCCCCAAGAAAAGCCCTCCCAGTCCCATGGGTGCTTCTGCAGGGCGGCCCCTCAGAGGATCAGAGCACCCCAATGAAGTGAGCATCCTTTgaagggggtggggaaggggggccAGCAGTCCCAGAGTGCTCACCAGCCGCAATACATAAATTTTGCTCTCCTTTGGCAGACAATTAATATTTTAGAGGCACAGACTCCAGAAGGATCCTGACGCTCTTGGCACAGCATGCTCCTACACGCTCTTGCTTGCATTCACTGACCCAGCGTGCAGTCCCGGTGGGGTGCAGAGCCCTCCAAACCCCACTGAGTGCCTCCGACGAGGCAGCTTGGCCCACGCATGGTAAAGAAAAGCCTTGAGTCTCATGTCAGCTGCTTGTTAACCACCCAGGTACCCTGTGCAGCAGCTGTCCATTATCCCACCATCAGTGCAAGGCTGTGGTCACAGGGAGAACGGCTGAACCCGTCAGTGCAGCGCCACAGAGCCTGGTCCCCCCACTGCATGGCAGCCTTGGGACGCACCAGCATCACACCTTTCTGTCACACCAAGGACTTGGGCCACCCAGAGAGCACAATGGGTGCTTTTTCTCACCTACCTCCATGGGGAGCTGGTGCCCATCAAGGGTGTGCTCAGAGCCGTTCCTGACTGGGCTGCCCCAGTGGAAGTGGAGCTGCAGCGCGCGGTACCTGCCGGGGAGGCCCCCACCGCTGATGGTGATGTGCTCAGAGGCCGACTCGCTTGCCAGGCTCAGCATCACTGCAAGGGCAGCGGGACGGGGTAAGGATGGGGGACAGCCCTGGCACACCTGGGCTTGTCCTGCCCAGGCTCCTTCGTAGCACTAACACAAACCCACGGGGCAGGAGCCAGCCCGAGACCCAGGAGTGGTGGCAGAGCCAAGCCCCAGCCAGGATGGTGCCCAGTGAGCCGGGGCAGAGGAGGGTGCCCGGCCACAGCACCCACCCGTGTGCCCGTCATTTGCCAGCCTCCATGTGCCAGGGGGGGCCTGATCATAGCCCTCGAAGAGGATGTCTCCAAGGCCACTGTCCCGCTGTAGCCGGCGCCTGTCGATGTTCACAGGGGACTGCTTGTCGCCGCCGCACATGGCTTTCAGCTCCTTCCAGTGGCTGGGgcctgcagaggaagagcaggggaACCACGGGCAGCCACTGCCACCTCCAGGGGGGACACCAGAC comes from the Strix uralensis isolate ZFMK-TIS-50842 chromosome 17, bStrUra1, whole genome shotgun sequence genome and includes:
- the LOC141951383 gene encoding carbonic anhydrase 15-like isoform X1 → MGTQGLGITFLTLPLVVRAAAGGQWCYDSQDPKCGPSHWKELKAMCGGDKQSPVNIDRRRLQRDSGLGDILFEGYDQAPPGTWRLANDGHTVMLSLASESASEHITISGGGLPGRYRALQLHFHWGSPVRNGSEHTLDGHQLPMELHIVHINVKYRTLAEAKGHPNGLAVLGFFFQVSETPNTNYNTIVAGLRNVSHTGDAVDLASTFRLSTLLPHAGRLSGYYRYQGSLTTPDCSEVVVWTVFEEPVEIGREQLQAFVSTLHFPAAGPVLLKMTNNFRPPQPLRSRKVFASRAATASGGSPCGGRCQLLSPLLLLALLGPFSPTL
- the LOC141951383 gene encoding carbonic anhydrase 15-like isoform X2, with the protein product MCGGDKQSPVNIDRRRLQRDSGLGDILFEGYDQAPPGTWRLANDGHTVMLSLASESASEHITISGGGLPGRYRALQLHFHWGSPVRNGSEHTLDGHQLPMELHIVHINVKYRTLAEAKGHPNGLAVLGFFFQVSETPNTNYNTIVAGLRNVSHTGDAVDLASTFRLSTLLPHAGRLSGYYRYQGSLTTPDCSEVVVWTVFEEPVEIGREQLQAFVSTLHFPAAGPVLLKMTNNFRPPQPLRSRKVFASRAATASGGSPCGGRCQLLSPLLLLALLGPFSPTL